The following is a genomic window from Paenibacillus thiaminolyticus.
TGCGGCAAGGAATGCAGGATCAGAAGGCATAGCTCACTGAAGCGCCATGCCAGTACAGGCATGATTTAGATGTGAAGGGGTGAACTGATGACCATGATGGACTGGGATTTATCCGAATATGAAGATCCGACATTATATGATCTCGAAAATCAGGGCAATCCTGAGCTGCCGATGCTTCTCGCATGGGCCAAGAAACTGGAAATAGAGGGGAAACCGGTACTGGATCTGGCATGCGGAACGGGACGAACCGCCATTCCGCTGGCGGAGGCGGGTTATTCCGTGATTGGAGTGGATCTGCATGCGGGTATGCTGGAGCAAGCCCGACGCAAGACTCCGGCCGAGGCGAATATCCGCTGGGTGCAGCAGGATCTGACGCAGCTTCAACTGCCGGAACATTCGCCGCTGGCTTATATGACCGGGAACGCATTTCAGCATTTTCTGACCAATGAATTGCAGAACCGGCTGCTTCAATCGATCCGCAGCGTATTGACGCCGGAAGGCATCCTGCTCTTCGATACCAGATTCCCGGCGGCCGAGGAGCTTCTTCAGCCGCCCGTAGAGGAATATTGGCGGACCATCGAGATCGGGCCGGAGCATCGATGTGAAGTATATACAATTGCCACGTATGATCCTATTGCCCAGGTTCAGCATTACACGACGATCCGGCGTTTTATCGAAGGGGAGGAGCTGCGTGAAGAACGCAAAACAACGATAGATCTGCGTTATACGTATCCGCAGGAACTGGCCCGCACGCTGGAAGTGAACGGCTTTGAACTGCTTCATTTGTATGGAGGCTGGTCCGGCGCATCCTTACATCCTTCCTTTCCTTCGATGGTGGCGGTGTGCCGGAGAATATAAGGGGGCGAGCGTATATCATATCCGCTCCCCGCATTTTTCGATGGAAGGAGACTCGCGCCGCTCCTTGGTCATGCTGGATGATGAATGGTATATCAGCATCCGGTTACTCCCGGATTACGTCTCGTGCCGGGATTACAGGTATACATTCCGGTTCCCGGGAAGGGATGATACCGTGTTGAGCAGTTCCGGGCACTACTTGCCTGGAATCAGTATGTTCGATCTGGATGACACGGCCTTCGTCCGGCTATCTGCTCTCGATTACGCGCTCCGGTTCGATGAGAATGTCGCGTATATTGTGGAATTAGCTTCGAAGCCGATGTGACCTGAAAAGGAGGAAGCGATGTCTTATATTAGAGGCTTGAATCATTTCTGTTTTTCTGTATCGGATCTGGAGGCTTCGATCGCGTTCTATCGCGATATTCTGGAAGGCAAGCTGCTAGCCGTCGGGAGACGGCTGGCTTATTTCGACTGCCACGGCTTGTGGATTGCACTGAATCAGGAGGAGGTAGACCGTTCCCGGCAGCCGGTTACCTACACGCACATCGCGTTCAGCATCGATGAGGAGGATTATGAGGCGGTGCGCCAGAAGCTGCTTGCTTACGGAGTCATGGTGCTTGCTGGACGGGAACGGTCACAAGAGGATAAGCAGTCGATTTATTTTCTCGATCCTGATAATCACTGCTTCGAGTTCCATACGGGGACGCTTGGCGATCGGCTGCAATATTACCGTGCCAGCAAGCCGCATATTCAATTTTTTGATTCATAGACAGAAGAATGGAGGGCAGAGGCACAATGCAACAACCGCATATTGTTCCCTATTCCGAAGTCTGGAAAGCCGATGTGGAGCGGCTATGCGCCAGAATCTGGGGACCGGAACGGCAGCAGTACCGGTATGGGGGATCTGTAGAGTTGGACGCGGGAGGCACGAAGGAGCCCTCATCGTATGTAGCGCTGCTTGGCGATCAAGTGCTTGGATTTTGCACCATGTGGCGCAATCTGTTCCACCCGATGGCATTGTATTTCACCGTCGCTGTACGGCCCGGCTGGGAGAGAAGAGGGATTGGAGGGCGGCTGCCAGATCATCTTGAACAAGACAGGGAGGAGAAAAGTTATGAAACCGACAACCATTTATCTCGTGCGCCACGGCCAGACGGAATGGAACCTGGAGCATCGAATGCAGGGGCATCAGGATTCTCCCTTGACCGAGCTGGGTGTCCGCCAAGCGGTCTGGCTGGGTGAGGCGCTGCGGCATGAGACTATCGATGCGATATATGCGAGTCCCAGCGGAAGGGCGTACCGGACCGCCGAGTTGATACGGAGGGAGCGCGATGTTCCGGTTCAGCGCTGCGACGAACTGAAGGAGATTCATCTTGGCGTATGGGAAGGACAGACGCAGGCGTCAGTGCAGGAGCGGGATCCGGATCAGTACGATCTGTTTTGGAAAAACCCGGGCCAATTCAGGATTGAAGGCGGCGAGACATTCCATGAAGTTCGGGAGCGGGCTTTAGGGCGGCTATTGACCATTGTGCGTGACCATCCGGGCCAATCGGTCTTGATAGTGACTCATACGGTCGTGGTGAAGCTATTGATGGCTTACGCGGAGAACCGCCCTCTTCATCTGCTGTGGGAGCTTCCCTACATTCATCCGGCATGCCTATGCAAGCTGCATTTCAAGGACGGGGAAGCCAGCATTCTACTGCATGGCGACACTTCTCATTACCAGGAAGCCCGCGAGGCGGAAGCCTGGTAATCGCATGTGCGCAAGCATTCGTGAAGAAGTCTCAACGGTACACCAGAATGTACAGCAGTAAGGATGTGAGCAGGCTCGGTGTGCCTAGCAGCCATAGCGTGGCGACGAAGCCTGCGCCTTGACTGGCGTTGTGCTCCCTGTTGTACTCTGGTTGTCTAAAACCGTCGGACATCATGCCGGCGAACCCGCACAGCCCGAGACCAATCCAACCCGTAATGTTGAATAATTGATATAGATCATCCTCAATGAGTGAATACAATCCGGCCGCGGCGACGATCAGCACTCCCAAAATAATTCGAATAATCATAGGCACCTCTATATCATCTTATTCGAAGAACCGAATTTTACTATAATACATTTTGGCGGTATTTGGTAGATCAGTGATGGTGAAGGATGGATAGTTTTTATAACAACGAGGGTGTTATCTGAATGCTCGCAGATCGCGGAGCAGCGTGATTCTCGGGATGCAGAGGCTCGGGAAATGCGGCGCTAGTAAACTTTTTTAGGTGTCAAAAAGGTTACAAAGAGGTAACAAAATCTTAATCTAGTGCCATATATTATAGCATGATCTCTCCTACTATTCGTGTTACGATGTGTACGAAATCGAATCAAGCCGAAGCTCGGAAGAGCGCGGGGGAACCAACTTCTGGGGTGAAGGCGCAGATTTGCGTCAGGGGTGACCTCTTTGACCCGAACCCGACAGCTAACCTCGTAGGCTGCAAAGGGAGAGATGCAATTTATGAAGAATACACTCAAAAAAGTCGCAGTAACCAGTGCCATTGCGCTAGCTCCGGTCCTGGTGGCCGGTTCCGCCTTCGCAGCGCCGCAGACAGATGCGGTGCAGGCGCAAAGCCCGAATTGCTATATGGTCAAAGTTAATGGTGTCAATGCGAAGGCCATCATTCCGGATCCGGCGAAGTCCGCGGATTGGCAATCTTGGTTGGACAACCTGATGAAGGAATGGAATAACCAAGCCAATAACGGCAGCCAGCAGCCGACGGATAAAGATCCAGGCAGCGTGGTCAACAAGCCGGAATCCAAGCCAGCGCCTGCTCCTGCTGAACCGAAGCCGGCTCAGCCAGCGCCAAGCACGGGTAATGGCTCGGCAACGGAGAAGTCCGACTTCGCGAATCAAGTGGTGGATCTGGTCAACAAGGAACGGGCCAAAGCCGGCCTGAATCCCCTTAAATCGGACGAGAAACTGACGAAGGTAGCGATGATTAAGGCGCAAGATATGTATGACAACAACTATTTTGACCATCAATCGCCGACGCTTGGTTCGCCGTTCGATCTGATGAGAGCGCAGGACGTTCAATACCGCACGGCTGGCGAGAACATTGCCAAAGGCCAGCGTACGCCTGAAGAAGTTATGAACGCTTGGATGAACAGCCAAGGTCATCGCCAAAACATTTTGAA
Proteins encoded in this region:
- a CDS encoding histidine phosphatase family protein, translated to MRHGQTEWNLEHRMQGHQDSPLTELGVRQAVWLGEALRHETIDAIYASPSGRAYRTAELIRRERDVPVQRCDELKEIHLGVWEGQTQASVQERDPDQYDLFWKNPGQFRIEGGETFHEVRERALGRLLTIVRDHPGQSVLIVTHTVVVKLLMAYAENRPLHLLWELPYIHPACLCKLHFKDGEASILLHGDTSHYQEAREAEAW
- a CDS encoding GNAT family N-acetyltransferase, with product MQQPHIVPYSEVWKADVERLCARIWGPERQQYRYGGSVELDAGGTKEPSSYVALLGDQVLGFCTMWRNLFHPMALYFTVAVRPGWERRGIGGRLPDHLEQDREEKSYETDNHLSRAPRPDGMEPGASNAGASGFSLDRAGCPPSGLAG
- a CDS encoding class I SAM-dependent methyltransferase, with the protein product MTMMDWDLSEYEDPTLYDLENQGNPELPMLLAWAKKLEIEGKPVLDLACGTGRTAIPLAEAGYSVIGVDLHAGMLEQARRKTPAEANIRWVQQDLTQLQLPEHSPLAYMTGNAFQHFLTNELQNRLLQSIRSVLTPEGILLFDTRFPAAEELLQPPVEEYWRTIEIGPEHRCEVYTIATYDPIAQVQHYTTIRRFIEGEELREERKTTIDLRYTYPQELARTLEVNGFELLHLYGGWSGASLHPSFPSMVAVCRRI
- the fosB gene encoding metallothiol transferase FosB, which codes for MSYIRGLNHFCFSVSDLEASIAFYRDILEGKLLAVGRRLAYFDCHGLWIALNQEEVDRSRQPVTYTHIAFSIDEEDYEAVRQKLLAYGVMVLAGRERSQEDKQSIYFLDPDNHCFEFHTGTLGDRLQYYRASKPHIQFFDS
- a CDS encoding CAP domain-containing protein — protein: MKNTLKKVAVTSAIALAPVLVAGSAFAAPQTDAVQAQSPNCYMVKVNGVNAKAIIPDPAKSADWQSWLDNLMKEWNNQANNGSQQPTDKDPGSVVNKPESKPAPAPAEPKPAQPAPSTGNGSATEKSDFANQVVDLVNKERAKAGLNPLKSDEKLTKVAMIKAQDMYDNNYFDHQSPTLGSPFDLMRAQDVQYRTAGENIAKGQRTPEEVMNAWMNSQGHRQNILNSNYTAIGVAYYNGVWVQEFTG